A stretch of the Thermofilum adornatum genome encodes the following:
- a CDS encoding cation-translocating P-type ATPase produces the protein MSHKQPPWHALDIDEVFQTLESSPGGLTSVEAGERLRTYGYNVVVEEKRTHPLIIFLNQFKNPLVLLLIFASILSFSIGEAFDSIIIIVLVILSAIIGFYQEYRAERALEAIKKMASPRALVLRDGKPVMIDASEVVPGDVLILQSGDKVAADARIFETVSLRMDESPLTGESTPVEKSTEKLPEDTEVADRVNMAFAGTVVVYGKGKAVVVATGKNTVLGKIASAIESAEEKTTPLEKELSGLSRWLLVLMIGVAFVVSLTGFFIRGYSVLDIIIWTISLAVAAVPEALPVVVTSSLAIGVYKMAKRNAIVRRLPAVETLGSTTYICSDKTGTMTKGEMTVTKIWMRDTIIDVTGTGYAPKGEFRINTQVIDPKQYEGLRLLLLAGLNNNDSELQEINGEWIGQGDGTEIALKTLAYKAGVKEVMPRLSEVPFSSERKRMSTLHILNGKKILFVKGAPDIIVALSTQIATINGEVQPLTEETKREILKANDELASQGLRNLALAYRYLEGDEEEIGEDAEKNLVFLGIVSMIDPPRPEVKEALETCKQAGINVAMITGDHLLTAVAVARQLGMMNKEDIAITGRDLEKMSDEELYSKVEKIRVYARVSPEHKLRIVNALKKRGHIVAMTGDGVNDAPALKAADIGIAMGKTGTEVAKEASDLILADDNFATIVEAIKLGREIFENIKKFIVYLLSANFAELLLPLSTAVLGLPLPFTATQILWVNLVTDGPPALALSLEKGEKDLIFRPPRKPGEPLFSKKEIIVYFVVVPVLLTLLLTGSFHILLARGEPEIEARTTVFTSLIITELVMAYALRSLHKPSLKLNPLDNKWLALILILSLLLQLAVLSIPQLANLLGISPITAYDLAHAAIVAVTMFISVEIAKKFLNH, from the coding sequence ATGAGCCATAAACAGCCTCCCTGGCACGCCCTCGACATAGACGAAGTCTTCCAGACGCTAGAGAGCTCCCCAGGGGGTTTAACAAGCGTAGAGGCAGGGGAACGTCTCAGAACATATGGATACAATGTTGTCGTGGAGGAAAAGAGGACTCACCCCTTGATAATCTTCTTGAACCAGTTTAAAAATCCCCTTGTGTTACTCTTGATCTTCGCTTCTATCCTCTCATTCTCTATAGGCGAAGCCTTCGACTCAATCATAATAATAGTCTTAGTGATCCTGAGCGCTATCATCGGTTTCTACCAAGAATACCGTGCTGAACGCGCGCTAGAAGCCATAAAGAAGATGGCATCCCCAAGAGCACTCGTTCTACGCGACGGAAAACCAGTAATGATTGACGCAAGCGAAGTTGTCCCCGGAGACGTCCTCATCCTACAGAGCGGGGACAAAGTAGCGGCAGATGCAAGGATATTTGAGACCGTGAGCCTCAGGATGGACGAGTCTCCCCTCACAGGAGAATCAACCCCTGTCGAAAAATCCACAGAGAAGCTTCCAGAGGACACAGAAGTCGCGGACAGGGTAAACATGGCCTTCGCCGGCACAGTAGTGGTCTACGGCAAGGGGAAAGCCGTCGTAGTAGCCACGGGCAAAAACACCGTGCTAGGGAAAATCGCGTCGGCAATCGAGTCCGCCGAGGAGAAAACCACGCCACTTGAAAAGGAGCTCTCTGGTCTAAGCAGGTGGCTCCTAGTCCTAATGATCGGCGTAGCTTTCGTCGTCTCTCTGACAGGCTTCTTCATAAGGGGATACTCTGTACTAGACATAATCATCTGGACGATTAGCCTGGCCGTTGCCGCCGTCCCAGAGGCACTACCAGTCGTCGTGACGAGCTCATTGGCTATAGGCGTATATAAAATGGCAAAGAGAAACGCGATAGTCAGGCGTCTCCCAGCAGTAGAAACCCTGGGCTCAACCACCTATATCTGCTCTGACAAGACGGGGACAATGACAAAGGGCGAGATGACCGTCACAAAGATATGGATGAGGGACACAATAATAGATGTTACAGGCACGGGCTATGCCCCCAAGGGAGAATTCAGAATAAACACACAAGTCATCGACCCGAAACAATACGAAGGCCTAAGACTATTGCTACTTGCTGGGCTAAACAACAACGACTCAGAGCTCCAAGAGATCAATGGTGAATGGATTGGCCAGGGAGACGGAACAGAAATAGCGCTAAAGACGCTTGCATACAAAGCCGGAGTAAAGGAGGTTATGCCAAGGCTAAGCGAGGTCCCATTCTCGTCCGAGAGAAAAAGAATGTCTACTCTCCACATCCTTAACGGGAAAAAGATTCTCTTTGTGAAGGGGGCCCCAGACATAATAGTCGCTCTTTCTACACAAATAGCTACTATAAATGGAGAAGTACAACCACTAACAGAGGAAACCAAGAGGGAAATACTCAAAGCAAACGATGAACTAGCCTCCCAGGGGCTGAGAAACCTGGCCTTAGCATACAGGTATTTGGAGGGCGACGAAGAGGAAATAGGGGAAGACGCCGAGAAGAACCTGGTCTTCCTAGGCATAGTATCAATGATAGACCCCCCCAGGCCAGAAGTCAAGGAGGCCCTGGAAACCTGCAAGCAGGCAGGAATAAACGTTGCCATGATCACTGGGGACCACCTACTAACAGCGGTAGCTGTAGCACGGCAACTAGGCATGATGAATAAAGAAGACATAGCGATTACCGGCAGAGACCTAGAAAAAATGAGCGACGAGGAGCTCTACAGCAAGGTGGAAAAAATAAGGGTCTACGCACGCGTATCGCCAGAACACAAGCTCCGCATAGTAAACGCCCTAAAGAAGAGGGGGCACATCGTCGCAATGACAGGCGACGGAGTCAACGATGCTCCAGCCCTGAAAGCCGCAGACATAGGTATAGCAATGGGCAAAACAGGGACAGAAGTAGCCAAAGAAGCTTCAGACCTCATCCTAGCAGACGACAACTTTGCCACAATAGTTGAAGCAATAAAGCTCGGCAGAGAAATATTCGAGAACATCAAGAAGTTCATAGTCTACCTCCTCTCGGCAAACTTCGCAGAGCTACTCCTACCACTCTCTACCGCAGTTCTCGGGCTACCCCTCCCGTTCACAGCCACACAGATCCTCTGGGTAAACCTCGTAACCGACGGTCCTCCTGCACTCGCCCTGAGCCTGGAAAAGGGAGAAAAAGACCTAATCTTCAGGCCCCCGAGAAAGCCAGGAGAGCCACTATTTTCCAAGAAAGAGATAATAGTCTACTTTGTAGTGGTGCCCGTCCTCTTAACTCTCCTACTAACAGGAAGCTTCCACATATTGCTGGCCAGGGGCGAGCCAGAAATCGAGGCCAGAACAACCGTGTTCACCTCGCTTATAATCACAGAGCTTGTCATGGCCTATGCACTACGCTCGTTGCATAAGCCATCCCTAAAACTAAACCCGCTAGACAACAAATGGCTAGCACTGATACTCATCTTA
- a CDS encoding PAC2 family protein: MKIQKLDGYTLITYKDIKLRDGVLVQGLPGIGLVGKIAVDYIVSRLDLEKVAELIGPGILLPAGNVGVFVTNQGELQLPSYKFYYYSGTERDFLFLTSEVQPTVWAQYEVAEKVLDLFVSLGGREVVGLCGTAIEEAETGVYYALATQRLGEKLESIGAKRSSGGTITGACGLLPALASLRGLDAFVLMGSTQTSEPNFAAAKEVIIAFSKLYGISISLEEIEKVINQIREKEEEAKKILEEAKPKEGEQLPSWYV, translated from the coding sequence ATGAAGATCCAAAAACTAGACGGGTACACGCTTATAACATACAAGGACATCAAGCTCAGAGACGGCGTCCTAGTCCAGGGACTGCCCGGCATAGGGCTCGTCGGCAAAATAGCCGTTGACTACATCGTCTCAAGACTCGACCTAGAAAAAGTAGCCGAACTCATAGGGCCCGGGATCCTCTTGCCGGCCGGCAACGTCGGCGTCTTCGTGACAAACCAGGGAGAACTCCAGCTACCCTCCTACAAGTTCTACTACTACAGCGGCACAGAGCGGGACTTCCTCTTCTTGACAAGCGAGGTACAGCCCACCGTATGGGCCCAGTATGAGGTAGCAGAAAAAGTCCTCGATCTCTTCGTATCCCTCGGTGGAAGGGAAGTAGTCGGCCTATGCGGGACAGCAATAGAAGAAGCAGAGACAGGCGTATACTACGCGTTGGCCACCCAAAGACTAGGAGAAAAACTTGAATCCATCGGCGCAAAGAGGAGCAGTGGAGGAACAATCACAGGCGCATGCGGCCTCCTACCAGCACTAGCCTCCCTAAGGGGACTAGACGCCTTCGTCCTCATGGGTAGCACACAGACCTCCGAGCCAAACTTCGCCGCCGCCAAAGAGGTAATAATCGCCTTCTCCAAGCTCTACGGCATATCAATAAGCCTAGAAGAAATAGAAAAGGTCATCAACCAGATAAGGGAAAAAGAGGAAGAGGCCAAAAAAATACTAGAAGAGGCCAAACCCAAAGAAGGCGAACAGCTACCAAGCTGGTACGTCTAG
- a CDS encoding TatD family hydrolase yields the protein MRIIDAHVHLSDFKKEEIEDFIHEGYILVAVAEDYESSLRTLELRDLFPENIKACVGIHPWKIKEQANLEGEAEKVLDLVRDADCIGEVGLDKKFVPENTLQDQLRIFNQFVDAATKSGKPLNIHSAGAWGEVLDVLREKKAERVVLHWWTGPINLLKEIIQSGYYVTINASIKIQEKSRKIAEQLPLNLILTESDGPYNYRGLYLNPKLVPETLQILSQIKNVPVQDIKNKVWQNFLNLFNANKA from the coding sequence GTGAGGATAATAGATGCACATGTACACCTCTCAGACTTCAAAAAAGAGGAAATAGAAGACTTCATCCACGAAGGATACATCCTAGTAGCAGTGGCAGAGGACTACGAATCTTCTCTTAGAACACTCGAACTAAGAGACCTCTTCCCAGAAAACATTAAGGCGTGCGTAGGTATTCATCCATGGAAGATAAAAGAACAAGCGAATCTTGAGGGCGAAGCAGAAAAAGTCTTGGACCTAGTTAGGGACGCCGACTGCATAGGAGAAGTCGGGCTCGACAAGAAATTCGTGCCAGAAAACACGCTACAGGACCAGCTACGAATCTTCAACCAATTCGTCGACGCGGCCACAAAGTCCGGCAAGCCTCTCAACATTCACTCCGCGGGGGCGTGGGGAGAAGTCCTAGACGTTCTACGCGAGAAAAAAGCAGAGAGAGTCGTGTTACACTGGTGGACGGGGCCAATCAATCTCCTAAAAGAAATCATCCAGTCAGGCTACTACGTAACAATCAATGCCTCGATCAAGATCCAGGAAAAATCCAGAAAGATAGCAGAACAACTGCCGCTAAACCTCATTTTGACAGAGAGTGACGGGCCATACAACTATAGGGGCCTCTACCTAAACCCCAAACTCGTGCCGGAAACACTGCAAATACTCTCGCAAATAAAGAATGTGCCAGTCCAAGACATAAAGAACAAGGTATGGCAAAACTTCTTAAACCTATTTAACGCTAATAAAGCCTAG
- a CDS encoding inositol monophosphatase family protein: protein MDDAEILETIRTAARRAAAEALKVLEEGTGAKEQGRGSGGDISLLGDLVAEQTAISYLQEKIGSFRVVSEEIGEKTFGDGGSYTFIIDPLDGSRNYKRGAPLFAVSIAVARGETLENVFGGVVYAPLLSLEFYALRDRGAYLNGKKIEAKTSSDGLESKVIAVSSPPKASFLPSIFVSRLATHGVALRMLGSASLELAMLASGSIDAYIDAWGTMRIVDMAAAQLIAREAGAYTLIGGKDGNPPLLSLKERVYILVAASRDLAESIASLYRESFGYDIQDVFKVMK from the coding sequence ATGGACGATGCAGAGATACTCGAGACAATTAGGACAGCCGCAAGAAGGGCGGCAGCCGAGGCCCTCAAAGTACTAGAAGAGGGAACTGGGGCCAAAGAACAGGGCAGGGGGAGCGGCGGAGATATCTCACTTCTCGGAGACCTAGTAGCCGAACAGACGGCGATTAGCTACCTCCAGGAAAAAATTGGAAGCTTTAGGGTAGTTTCAGAGGAAATTGGGGAAAAAACCTTTGGGGACGGAGGAAGCTACACTTTTATTATAGACCCACTTGACGGGAGCAGAAATTACAAGCGCGGAGCCCCCTTATTTGCCGTTTCCATAGCTGTTGCAAGGGGAGAGACCCTCGAAAACGTTTTTGGCGGCGTTGTATATGCCCCTCTCCTAAGCCTGGAATTCTATGCCCTGAGGGATAGAGGAGCCTACCTAAACGGCAAAAAGATTGAAGCAAAAACCAGTAGTGACGGCCTCGAAAGCAAAGTAATAGCTGTCAGTTCTCCCCCCAAGGCAAGCTTTCTCCCATCAATCTTCGTGTCGAGGCTTGCGACACACGGGGTAGCCCTAAGGATGCTAGGCTCAGCCAGCCTAGAGCTCGCGATGCTCGCCTCTGGAAGCATAGACGCATACATAGATGCATGGGGAACAATGAGAATCGTAGACATGGCGGCCGCCCAACTCATAGCACGGGAGGCTGGAGCATATACACTCATAGGGGGCAAAGACGGGAACCCACCCCTTCTATCTCTCAAAGAGAGAGTCTACATACTTGTTGCCGCAAGTAGAGACCTAGCCGAGAGTATTGCGTCCCTCTATAGGGAAAGCTTCGGCTATGACATCCAAGACGTTTTCAAGGTGATGAAATAA
- a CDS encoding metallophosphoesterase: MSNVKRIAVVSDSHDNLEAISLFIEHVKKENIEAIIHAGDIVSPFALRMFKGLKLYAVFGNNDGEKLLLKKAADELGITLEEQPLFVTIEPYSIAVIHGVGSLEKTQKFAKALAKSGDFRLVVYGHTHQIDVQQVGEALVLNPGTLSGYLAGKRTYAIVNLDTLQADIVEL, from the coding sequence GTGTCGAACGTGAAGAGAATAGCAGTTGTGTCGGATTCCCACGACAATCTAGAGGCGATAAGCCTCTTCATCGAGCATGTAAAAAAGGAAAACATTGAAGCCATAATACATGCGGGAGACATCGTATCCCCATTTGCCCTACGAATGTTTAAGGGCCTGAAGCTCTACGCAGTTTTCGGGAACAATGACGGCGAGAAACTGCTTCTAAAAAAGGCGGCAGACGAGCTAGGAATAACACTTGAGGAGCAGCCCCTCTTCGTAACGATTGAGCCTTACAGCATAGCCGTGATCCACGGCGTCGGTAGCCTAGAAAAAACACAGAAATTTGCGAAGGCCCTGGCCAAGAGCGGGGACTTTAGGCTCGTAGTGTATGGCCACACCCATCAGATAGACGTCCAACAAGTAGGCGAAGCCCTTGTCTTGAACCCGGGCACCCTGTCCGGATACCTGGCAGGAAAACGAACATACGCAATAGTAAACCTGGACACGCTCCAGGCAGACATAGTTGAACTCTAG
- a CDS encoding SWIM zinc finger family protein, whose translation MTSNNTNQVHHVESGGGGQASSVTTKMINKAAWLLSEGRVVKISPYLYYVIGKNSKHLVRYENGKFICTCKGFQEKGVCSHVIAVVTLSELKDADAFLDERIRERISRELRQLYRK comes from the coding sequence ATGACCAGCAATAACACTAATCAGGTTCATCATGTTGAGAGCGGGGGTGGCGGCCAAGCTAGCAGTGTAACTACCAAGATGATAAACAAGGCGGCTTGGCTACTAAGCGAGGGCAGAGTTGTCAAGATTAGCCCCTATCTCTACTACGTTATCGGGAAAAACAGCAAGCACCTGGTTAGATACGAGAACGGCAAGTTCATTTGTACATGTAAAGGGTTCCAGGAAAAGGGTGTATGCTCTCATGTCATAGCAGTTGTTACGCTTAGCGAGCTGAAGGACGCAGACGCGTTTCTAGACGAAAGGATAAGGGAGAGAATAAGCAGAGAACTGAGGCAACTCTACAGGAAATAG
- a CDS encoding lysylphosphatidylglycerol synthase transmembrane domain-containing protein — protein sequence MPIAKKRLVLVLELLIVLVIFAYTLYNFNVENFLEALSNIEPLDLLPIFVFEATYYLAHAAAFWLLCKKSFNLSFWDALGGSMLAWLVDILLPGAFIEGDVARAIFLRTKGDWPRAVSYTVFYRFLINITMVIFIVFTSLLAINLLKFYEQYFLLYMGIVVATLLASALLYLFLWKPQIIKKAVLGIAVRLKAKSLDKFEKDLDTFLAYVAQSSRDFNPRNIYLWGAIIFLLVQWVAGIMTPYFSLKAIGVEVNPFLIGPGYTILTIYSLASIGIPFMVGSIDAALITLYILLGVPKEKALVATLLGRSITIIFSISFIYPIGIHFARKVFSSTSFSSIKETIDKAIKEYGFSYGSQRQDK from the coding sequence ATGCCCATAGCAAAGAAGAGGCTTGTACTCGTCCTGGAGCTCCTAATCGTTCTAGTCATCTTTGCATATACACTGTACAATTTCAACGTCGAAAACTTCCTAGAAGCCCTCTCAAACATCGAGCCACTAGACCTGTTGCCCATCTTTGTCTTTGAGGCGACCTACTACCTTGCACACGCCGCGGCCTTCTGGTTGCTCTGCAAGAAAAGCTTCAATCTTTCCTTCTGGGACGCGCTAGGTGGCTCGATGCTTGCATGGCTCGTAGACATATTGTTGCCCGGGGCCTTCATAGAGGGTGACGTCGCGAGGGCTATATTTCTAAGGACAAAGGGGGACTGGCCGAGAGCAGTCAGCTATACGGTCTTCTATAGGTTCCTCATAAACATAACAATGGTTATCTTCATTGTCTTCACGTCTCTCTTGGCCATAAACCTCCTTAAATTCTATGAGCAATACTTTCTCCTATACATGGGCATCGTGGTAGCGACCCTCCTTGCGTCTGCACTGCTATACCTCTTTCTCTGGAAGCCTCAAATAATAAAGAAGGCTGTTTTAGGCATAGCTGTAAGGCTGAAGGCAAAGTCTCTAGACAAATTTGAGAAAGACCTAGACACCTTTCTAGCATACGTGGCGCAGTCTTCTCGAGACTTTAATCCTAGGAACATCTACCTATGGGGCGCAATAATATTCCTCCTGGTACAGTGGGTAGCGGGCATCATGACTCCCTACTTTTCTCTCAAGGCCATCGGTGTAGAGGTTAACCCATTTCTCATAGGTCCAGGATACACGATACTCACAATATATTCGCTTGCGTCCATAGGCATCCCATTCATGGTTGGAAGCATAGACGCGGCACTCATAACCCTCTATATTCTACTTGGCGTCCCCAAGGAAAAGGCCCTAGTGGCAACACTATTAGGCAGGAGCATAACGATAATCTTCTCGATCTCCTTTATCTACCCAATAGGAATACACTTCGCGAGGAAAGTCTTCAGCTCTACGAGCTTCTCCTCGATAAAGGAAACAATCGACAAAGCAATAAAAGAATATGGTTTTTCCTATGGCTCCCAGCGCCAAGACAAATAA
- a CDS encoding protoporphyrinogen/coproporphyrinogen oxidase: protein MKIAFDVKIAVLGGGLAGTAFAYEASRRGFSVTLVEKEERLGGLLRSENIDGYVFDAGGSHILFSRDQRRMRFFLGLLGNNVVRHRRDARVYFEGKYVKYPFENGLYMLSPDFRYRALRDLLNKYIKHRCGEAENVSNFEEWIYATFGETIADSYLIPYNRKLWKRDLKQISLEWVGNRVPNPPLDDLLKTAVGINTEGYLHQLNFVYPRVGGIQELVNAFESRLRKNGNVELRLGQRVDAIDPRAKSIVLSNGETLQYDRVVSSLPLPEVARIAGLRGFPHLDYNSLIVVGIGLRDTRLPRYHWVYFPDEETIFHRIAFLSNYSPFMAPRNGANIIAEITVPPSERLDPEKSVQKTIEGLEAVGLIRGDRVEVAKAWFWKYGYVVYDRNYSKNVKRARRELRDAGIMTIGRFGLWSYLNMDDVVFSSFEAARALR from the coding sequence ATGAAGATAGCATTTGACGTGAAGATAGCTGTACTCGGAGGTGGACTGGCGGGAACCGCTTTTGCCTACGAGGCGTCGAGACGCGGCTTTAGCGTTACACTGGTAGAAAAGGAGGAAAGGCTGGGGGGCCTTCTTAGGAGCGAAAACATCGATGGATATGTTTTCGACGCTGGGGGCTCACATATACTTTTTTCGCGTGACCAGCGGAGGATGAGGTTCTTTTTGGGGTTGCTTGGTAACAACGTTGTGAGGCATAGAAGGGACGCCCGGGTATACTTTGAGGGGAAGTATGTAAAGTATCCTTTCGAGAACGGGCTATACATGCTTTCCCCTGATTTCCGCTATAGGGCTCTGCGAGACTTGCTAAACAAGTATATCAAGCATAGATGTGGCGAAGCGGAAAATGTCTCGAACTTTGAGGAGTGGATATACGCAACCTTTGGGGAGACGATTGCCGACAGCTATCTTATACCCTACAACCGCAAACTATGGAAACGCGACCTAAAACAAATCTCGCTTGAATGGGTCGGCAACCGTGTTCCGAACCCCCCGCTCGACGACCTCTTGAAGACAGCCGTAGGCATAAACACGGAGGGCTACCTTCACCAGCTCAACTTTGTCTATCCACGCGTGGGGGGAATACAGGAACTCGTCAATGCGTTTGAGTCAAGGCTGAGAAAAAACGGTAATGTCGAGTTAAGGCTCGGGCAAAGAGTAGATGCCATAGACCCTAGAGCCAAGAGTATAGTGCTGAGCAACGGCGAGACCCTGCAATACGACAGGGTGGTTTCAAGCCTGCCTCTCCCCGAGGTGGCGAGGATAGCTGGGCTAAGGGGCTTCCCACACCTCGACTACAATTCCCTCATAGTCGTCGGCATAGGCCTCCGGGACACGAGGCTTCCACGCTACCACTGGGTATATTTCCCAGACGAGGAGACAATTTTTCACAGGATAGCGTTCCTAAGCAACTATAGCCCATTCATGGCGCCCCGTAACGGCGCAAACATTATTGCAGAAATAACTGTTCCACCCAGCGAGAGGCTCGACCCCGAAAAATCGGTGCAGAAAACAATCGAGGGCCTAGAGGCTGTGGGCTTGATAAGGGGGGACAGGGTAGAGGTTGCCAAGGCGTGGTTCTGGAAGTATGGCTACGTTGTCTACGACAGGAACTATTCTAAGAACGTTAAACGTGCAAGGCGGGAGCTACGAGACGCGGGTATAATGACCATCGGCAGGTTTGGGCTGTGGAGCTACCTAAACATGGACGACGTGGTCTTCAGCTCCTTCGAGGCTGCACGCGCCCTGAGGTGA
- a CDS encoding glycosyltransferase family 2 protein: MPENYPKVSIIIVNFKGTASLVKCLRSVLQTDYPDYEVIVVDSLTENIEEKIREEIGPTDRVKIIHFDRDIGAAGSHNIGAMASSPQSKYLVFLDNDVEVEKDWLKHLVKTAEELPNVGCVQAKVVSQSNQGRMDHAGLAIDLTATWVSTYGFDEQIFRQPIALFVASSAALLTPRELYFRLGGFDSSYFIYDDDTDYTWRVRLAGYNTVLEPRAVVHHEDKISSRLRFDKLYFGYRNRIQNVVKNMEPENMLPTFLVTLYLGYLSSVVLALSGRKESAAYMLAAWRVLTSLPRNIAKRRRVYMLRRVPDRAFLQKGFMQRNLFGAITMSRALLIRALKTKK, encoded by the coding sequence GTGCCAGAGAACTATCCAAAAGTAAGCATAATAATAGTCAACTTTAAGGGCACTGCTTCTCTGGTGAAGTGTCTAAGGAGCGTGCTCCAGACCGACTACCCGGACTACGAGGTTATAGTCGTCGACTCTCTAACAGAGAACATTGAGGAAAAGATACGGGAAGAAATAGGGCCCACAGACAGGGTCAAAATTATACATTTCGACAGGGACATAGGGGCTGCTGGCTCACACAACATTGGCGCGATGGCTAGCTCGCCCCAGAGCAAGTACCTAGTCTTCCTCGACAACGACGTCGAAGTAGAAAAAGACTGGCTGAAACACTTGGTAAAGACAGCCGAAGAACTGCCCAACGTTGGCTGTGTACAGGCAAAAGTCGTGTCCCAGAGCAACCAGGGCAGAATGGACCACGCGGGCCTCGCGATAGACTTGACGGCGACGTGGGTCTCCACATACGGCTTCGACGAGCAGATCTTTAGACAGCCAATAGCCCTCTTCGTGGCTTCCTCAGCGGCCCTGCTAACCCCACGCGAACTATACTTTAGGCTTGGGGGCTTCGACAGTAGCTACTTCATATATGACGACGACACCGACTATACTTGGCGTGTGAGGCTCGCCGGCTACAATACTGTCCTAGAGCCGCGGGCGGTCGTCCACCACGAAGACAAGATCTCGAGCAGGCTACGGTTTGACAAGCTGTACTTCGGCTACCGGAACAGGATACAAAACGTGGTAAAAAACATGGAGCCAGAAAACATGTTGCCAACATTCCTTGTAACACTCTACCTGGGGTACTTGTCGTCAGTTGTGCTCGCGTTGTCTGGAAGGAAAGAGTCCGCAGCCTACATGCTCGCGGCCTGGAGAGTACTGACGAGCCTCCCGAGAAACATTGCTAAGAGAAGAAGAGTTTACATGCTGAGAAGGGTCCCAGACAGGGCTTTCTTGCAAAAGGGTTTCATGCAGCGAAACCTCTTCGGGGCAATAACGATGAGTAGGGCCCTCCTTATACGCGCACTCAAAACAAAAAAGTAG